A region from the Acipenser ruthenus chromosome 13, fAciRut3.2 maternal haplotype, whole genome shotgun sequence genome encodes:
- the LOC117418210 gene encoding coiled-coil domain-containing protein 106-like → MEDLGKTTRGCAKKVPSRYMDEEEGSSNQEGPKVTKRKEQQTLNDDTDKQSIGSGSFSLKSNSTEFKCAPAVELTTLKLQNEVQFLREKVKWLEKKVSDLETERDFLRNQLQVSKKSHVSEPKNTSSILVNDSSTEQMSDDSSSSSSASTSSCEYKKTKKKSKSNKKKEKKGKKSRRSQFCSRAKDPEEVIERYNKVLKTFTKVKTMSQAFSRHNVDRGTIAATAAIVELALAAPSKYETMQFNSSDETLLAFAKRCSSAIDEETKLKITKMKTKHLLLPLQYKK, encoded by the exons ATGGAAGATCTTGGTAAAACTACCAGAGGTTGTGCAAAAAAAGTTCCTTCAAGATACATGGATGAAGAGGAAGGATCTTCTAATCAAGAAG GTCCCAAGGTTACAAAACGAAAAGAACAACAGACTTTGAATGACGATACTGACAAACAATCAATTGGATCTGGTTCCTTTTCACTGAAGAGCAACAGTACTGAATTCA AATGTGCTCCTGCAGTGGAATTGACTACATTGAAACTTCAAAATGAGGTTCAATTTCTGAGGGAAAAAGTAAAGTGGCTGGAGAAAAAAGTCTCAGATTTGGAAACGGAACGAGATTTCTTGAGGAATCAGCTTCAAGTCAGTAAGAAGTCACATG tatCTGAACCAAAGAATACTAGCAGCATTCTTGTGAATGACAGTTCCACTGAACAAATGTCAGATGATTCCAGTTCATCTTCATCTGCAAGTACCAGCTCATGTGAAtacaaaaagacaaagaaaaaatccAAGTCAaacaagaaaaaggaaaaaaagggcAAGAAGAGTAGACGATCACAGTTCTGCAGTCGGG ccaaaGACCCAGAGGAAGTAATTGAAAGGTACAACAAGGTGTTAAAAACCTTCACAAAGGTAAAAACAATGTCTCAAGCATTCTCTCGCCACAATGTCGACCGAGGCACCATTGCAGCCACAGCCGCAATTGTGGAGCTTGCATTGGCAGCTCCATCAAAATATGAAACCATGCAATTCAACTCTTCTGACGAAACCCTTTTGGCATTTGCAAAAAGATGCTCAAGTGCCATTGACGAGGAGACAAAACTAAAAATTACCAAAATGAAAACTAAACATCTTTTGCTCCCCCtgcagtataaaaaataa